One Kineococcus endophyticus genomic region harbors:
- a CDS encoding arabinan endo-1,5-alpha-L-arabinosidase → MDASTRSHRTHRRRTLAATVAVLALSVPATATASANGHQGPPPTGKLVMTGDVGDYVEGVIDDPVHDPTLFSDRGIYYVASTGIANPDDPGGIFLRRSDRSPAGPWVSLGAIDLPAWTRDYGVAHLWAPHVVERGGTFHLYYAASSFGTNRSAIGLATTRTPGDLDSWVDHGPVLTSDAEDDWNAIDPDVYQAGGRWWIAFGSFWGGIQVQELRHMDTPVGPVRHLASNPEVPPNAIENPQVFRHGGFWYLTASWGACCRGVDSTYETVVGRSTSPTGPFVDRTGRPMADGGGTSLLRARGNQVGPGALDVLEDRGRTYAVHHYYDARTGGTIRMQVREVEWADGWPEFSYGPGDGTPPA, encoded by the coding sequence GTGGACGCCTCCACCCGAAGCCACCGCACCCACCGCCGCCGGACCCTCGCCGCGACCGTCGCGGTGCTGGCGCTGTCCGTCCCCGCCACGGCCACCGCATCGGCCAACGGGCACCAGGGCCCGCCCCCCACCGGCAAGCTCGTGATGACGGGCGACGTCGGCGACTACGTCGAGGGCGTCATCGACGACCCGGTGCACGACCCGACCCTGTTCTCCGACCGCGGCATCTACTACGTCGCCTCGACGGGGATCGCGAACCCCGACGACCCGGGCGGGATCTTCCTGCGCCGCTCCGACCGGTCCCCGGCCGGCCCGTGGGTCTCCCTGGGCGCGATCGACCTGCCGGCCTGGACGCGGGACTACGGCGTGGCCCACCTCTGGGCCCCGCACGTCGTCGAACGCGGCGGAACCTTCCACCTCTACTACGCCGCCAGCAGCTTCGGGACGAACCGGTCCGCCATCGGGCTGGCCACGACGCGGACGCCCGGCGACCTGGACAGCTGGGTCGACCACGGGCCCGTGCTGACCTCGGACGCGGAGGACGACTGGAACGCGATCGACCCCGACGTCTACCAGGCCGGCGGGAGGTGGTGGATCGCCTTCGGTTCCTTCTGGGGCGGGATCCAGGTGCAGGAACTGCGGCACATGGACACCCCCGTCGGGCCCGTGCGGCACCTGGCCAGCAACCCCGAGGTCCCGCCGAACGCGATCGAGAACCCGCAGGTGTTCCGGCACGGCGGGTTCTGGTACCTCACCGCGAGTTGGGGGGCCTGCTGCCGCGGTGTCGACAGCACCTACGAGACGGTGGTGGGGCGCTCCACCAGCCCCACCGGTCCCTTCGTCGACCGGACCGGCCGGCCGATGGCCGACGGGGGCGGGACGTCGCTGCTGCGCGCGCGAGGGAACCAGGTCGGACCCGGTGCGCTCGACGTGCTCGAGGACCGCGGCCGCACGTACGCCGTGCACCACTACTACGACGCGCGCACCGGCGGGACGATCCGCATGCAGGTGCGCGAGGTCGAGTGGGCGGACGGCTGGCCGGAGTTCTCCTACGGTCCCGGCGACGGGACCCCGCCGGCCTGA
- the pgi gene encoding glucose-6-phosphate isomerase — MTEDHVKGPVDPTTTAAWSTLTDHREATTPDLAGWFAADPERARRLSFGVADLFVDLSKNLVTDDTVAALLQLAEQTGVLARRDAMFAGEHINVTEDRAVLHTALRRPPGSAPALVVDGQDVDADVQAELTKVFAFADAVRSGQWKGVTGKAITHVVNIGIGGSDLGPVMAYEALKPYVQAGLECRFVSNIDPTDVAETTKDLDPETTLFIVASKTFGTLETLTNARLARAWLWRELAAAGVLADDDAARKDAVAKHFVAVSTALQKVADFGIDPANAFGFWDWVGGRYSVDSAIGTSLAVAVGPENFREFLAGFHAVDEHFRTTEPAQNVPLLMGLLNVWYVNFLGAHTHAVLPYSQYLHRFAAYLQQLTMESNGKSVRYDGEPVTTDTGEVFWGEPGTNGQHAFYQLIHQGTRVIPADFIAFATPAHPLVDEAADGADVHALFMANFFAQTKALAFGKSAEEVRAEGTAEDVVPARVFSGNRPTTSIMAPSLTPSVLGQLIALYEHITFVEGAVWGIDSFDQWGVELGKKLALEIAPALTGDSSALDAQDPSTGSLIRYYLEHRAN, encoded by the coding sequence ATGACCGAGGACCACGTGAAGGGGCCCGTCGACCCGACCACCACGGCGGCCTGGTCGACGCTGACCGACCACCGCGAGGCCACCACCCCGGACCTCGCCGGCTGGTTCGCCGCCGACCCCGAGCGCGCCCGGCGGCTGAGCTTCGGCGTGGCCGACCTCTTCGTCGACCTCTCGAAGAACCTCGTCACCGACGACACGGTCGCGGCCCTGCTGCAGCTCGCCGAGCAGACCGGCGTCCTCGCCCGTCGCGACGCGATGTTCGCCGGCGAGCACATCAACGTCACCGAGGACCGCGCCGTCCTGCACACCGCGCTGCGCCGTCCGCCGGGTTCGGCCCCCGCCCTCGTCGTCGACGGCCAGGACGTCGACGCCGACGTGCAGGCCGAGCTGACCAAGGTGTTCGCCTTCGCCGACGCCGTCCGCAGCGGGCAGTGGAAGGGCGTCACCGGCAAGGCCATCACGCACGTCGTCAACATCGGCATCGGCGGGTCCGACCTCGGCCCGGTCATGGCCTACGAGGCCCTGAAGCCGTACGTGCAGGCCGGGCTGGAGTGCCGGTTCGTCTCCAACATCGACCCGACCGACGTCGCCGAGACGACGAAGGACCTCGACCCCGAGACGACGCTGTTCATCGTGGCCTCCAAGACGTTCGGCACGCTGGAGACCCTGACGAACGCCCGGCTGGCGCGCGCCTGGCTGTGGCGCGAGCTGGCGGCGGCCGGTGTCCTCGCCGACGACGACGCCGCCCGCAAGGACGCCGTGGCCAAGCACTTCGTCGCCGTGTCGACCGCCCTGCAGAAGGTCGCCGACTTCGGCATCGACCCCGCGAACGCGTTCGGGTTCTGGGACTGGGTGGGCGGCCGGTACTCCGTCGACTCCGCGATCGGCACGTCGCTGGCCGTCGCCGTCGGCCCGGAGAACTTCCGCGAGTTCCTCGCCGGGTTCCACGCCGTCGACGAGCACTTCCGCACCACCGAGCCGGCGCAGAACGTCCCGCTGCTCATGGGCCTGCTCAACGTCTGGTACGTGAACTTCCTGGGCGCGCACACCCACGCGGTGCTGCCCTACTCGCAGTACCTGCACCGGTTCGCGGCCTACCTGCAGCAGCTCACGATGGAGTCGAACGGGAAGTCCGTCCGCTACGACGGCGAACCCGTCACGACCGACACCGGCGAGGTCTTCTGGGGCGAACCCGGCACCAACGGCCAGCACGCGTTCTACCAGCTCATCCACCAGGGGACCCGGGTCATCCCGGCCGACTTCATCGCGTTCGCGACGCCCGCCCACCCCCTCGTGGACGAGGCCGCCGACGGGGCCGACGTCCACGCGCTGTTCATGGCGAACTTCTTCGCCCAGACCAAGGCGCTGGCGTTCGGCAAGTCCGCCGAGGAGGTCCGCGCCGAGGGCACGGCCGAGGACGTCGTCCCCGCGCGGGTGTTCTCGGGGAACCGGCCGACCACGTCCATCATGGCGCCGTCCCTGACGCCGTCGGTGCTCGGTCAGCTCATCGCGCTGTACGAGCACATCACGTTCGTCGAGGGCGCTGTGTGGGGCATCGACAGCTTCGACCAGTGGGGCGTGGAACTCGGCAAGAAGCTGGCGCTGGAGATCGCGCCCGCCCTGACCGGGGACTCCTCGGCGCTCGACGCGCAGGACCCCTCGACGGGGTCGCTCATCCGGTACTACCTGGAGCACCGCGCGAACTGA
- a CDS encoding bifunctional riboflavin kinase/FAD synthetase, whose amino-acid sequence MQRWEDLSDVEPGFGRSVVTIGNFDGVHRGHAAVLGRVADLARSRGLGSVAVTFDPHPLQVLDPDRAPGLLTGLDHRLDLLERTGLDAVLVMRFTRELAAWSPERFVEDVFVTALRAQVVVVGHDVRFGRANSGDLATMQELGRRHGFEVVVLDDLGDPGTGEHRVSSTAVREALAAGDVERADHMLGHPHRVSSTVVHGDHRGRELGYPTANLDTDGAVGLVPADGVYAGWLTRPSGVRLAAAVSIGTNPTFDGLRRQVEAYCLPGQPGAGPDDVLDLYGERVDLDFVAHLRPTLRFEGIGPLVEQMERDVARCRALLLG is encoded by the coding sequence GTGCAGCGGTGGGAAGACCTGTCAGACGTCGAACCCGGGTTCGGCCGGTCGGTCGTCACCATCGGCAACTTCGACGGGGTCCACCGCGGTCACGCCGCCGTCCTGGGACGGGTCGCCGACCTCGCCCGCTCGCGCGGTCTCGGGTCGGTCGCCGTCACCTTCGACCCGCACCCGCTGCAGGTCCTCGACCCCGACCGGGCCCCCGGGCTGCTGACCGGGCTCGACCACCGCCTCGACCTGCTCGAGCGCACCGGGCTGGACGCCGTGCTCGTCATGCGGTTCACGCGCGAGCTCGCCGCCTGGAGCCCCGAGCGCTTCGTCGAGGACGTCTTCGTCACCGCGCTGCGGGCGCAGGTCGTCGTCGTCGGCCACGACGTGCGGTTCGGCCGCGCCAACTCCGGGGACCTGGCGACCATGCAGGAGCTCGGCCGCCGGCACGGCTTCGAGGTGGTCGTGCTCGACGACCTGGGCGACCCGGGGACGGGTGAGCACCGGGTCAGCTCGACCGCCGTCCGCGAGGCGCTGGCCGCCGGGGACGTCGAGCGCGCCGACCACATGCTGGGGCACCCGCACCGCGTGAGCTCGACCGTCGTGCACGGCGACCACCGCGGCCGCGAGCTCGGCTACCCCACGGCCAACCTCGACACCGACGGCGCCGTGGGGCTCGTGCCGGCCGACGGCGTCTACGCGGGCTGGCTCACCCGGCCCTCGGGCGTGCGCCTGGCCGCGGCCGTGTCCATCGGCACCAACCCGACGTTCGACGGCCTGCGCCGCCAGGTCGAGGCGTACTGCCTGCCCGGCCAGCCCGGGGCCGGACCGGACGACGTCCTGGACCTCTACGGCGAGCGCGTGGACCTGGACTTCGTGGCCCACCTGCGCCCGACGCTGCGCTTCGAGGGGATCGGCCCGCTCGTGGAGCAGATGGAGCGCGACGTCGCGCGCTGCCGCGCTCTGCTGCTCGGCTGA
- a CDS encoding glycoside hydrolase family 65 protein yields the protein MIAQDTFPVDPWLVRETQLVLDLLGSSESVFALSNGHIGFRGNLDEGEPHGLPGTYLNSFHEERPLPYAEAGYGYPEVGQTVVNVTDGKLVRLFVDDEPFDVRYGTLTSHERVLDLRAGTLVRTAEWTSPAGKRIRVRSTRLVSFVQRACAAVEYVVEAVDQPIRVTLQSELVANAAMPEQSDDPRVAAVLSSPLQAVEGDSGRAGATLVHRTRVSGLQMAAGMENHVAAPGRVDVETHDAPDWARTTVVSSLDPGQELRLTKFVAYGWSALRSTPALRDQVAGALSGARFTGFEGMLAEQREYLEEFWDAADVEVEGDAEVQQAVRFALFHVLQAGARAEQRGIAAKGLTGPGYDGHTFWDTEAYVLPVLTYTAPQAAADALRWRARTVDPARQRATELGLRGAAFPWRTIRGQESSGYWPAGTAAFHVNADIAAAVERYRVATGSEDLETDGGLVVLVETARLWMSLGHHDARGGWHVAGVTGPDEYTAVVVDNVFTNLAAAQNLRVAADACARQPDLARSLGVDLEEQATWRDAAAAVVVPYDEDLRVHQQCEGFTRRPEWDFEAHREYPLLLHSPYFDLYRRQVVKQADLQMALFWFPDAFSAQDKARAVDYYERRTVRDSSLSAAVQAITAAEVGHLELAHDYVYEAATVDLRDLHHNTGDGLHMASLAGTWLALVHGFGGMRDTGGALRFDPHLPSGMSRLRFTIRWRQAKLCVDVRPDAVTYTVRDHGSSIDLRHGDEELTVHSGEPVTRPLTTLVPLLPRPVQPPGRAPHHRDLPS from the coding sequence GTGATCGCGCAGGACACCTTCCCGGTCGACCCGTGGCTGGTGCGGGAGACGCAGCTCGTGCTGGACCTGCTCGGCTCGTCCGAGTCCGTCTTCGCGCTGTCCAACGGGCACATCGGGTTCCGCGGGAACCTCGACGAGGGCGAACCGCACGGCCTGCCCGGGACGTACCTGAACTCCTTCCACGAGGAGCGTCCGCTGCCGTACGCCGAGGCCGGCTACGGCTACCCCGAGGTCGGGCAGACGGTCGTCAACGTCACCGACGGCAAGCTCGTCCGGCTGTTCGTCGACGACGAACCCTTCGACGTGCGGTACGGGACGCTGACGTCGCACGAACGCGTGCTGGACCTGCGGGCCGGGACGCTGGTGCGGACGGCGGAGTGGACCTCCCCGGCGGGCAAGCGCATCCGGGTGCGGTCCACGCGCCTGGTCTCGTTCGTGCAGCGCGCCTGCGCCGCGGTCGAGTACGTCGTGGAGGCGGTCGACCAGCCGATCCGCGTCACGCTGCAGTCCGAGCTCGTCGCCAACGCCGCCATGCCCGAGCAGTCCGACGACCCGCGGGTGGCGGCCGTCCTGAGCTCACCGCTGCAGGCCGTCGAGGGCGACTCCGGGAGGGCCGGGGCCACGCTCGTGCACCGCACGCGGGTCAGCGGGCTGCAGATGGCCGCGGGCATGGAGAACCACGTGGCCGCGCCGGGCCGGGTGGACGTCGAGACCCACGACGCGCCGGACTGGGCCCGCACCACGGTCGTGTCGTCCCTGGACCCCGGTCAGGAGCTGCGGCTGACGAAGTTCGTCGCCTACGGCTGGTCGGCGCTGCGGTCGACGCCGGCGCTGCGCGACCAGGTGGCGGGGGCGTTGTCGGGGGCGCGGTTCACGGGTTTCGAGGGGATGCTCGCCGAGCAGCGGGAGTACCTCGAGGAGTTCTGGGACGCCGCGGACGTCGAGGTCGAGGGCGACGCCGAGGTGCAGCAGGCCGTGCGGTTCGCGCTGTTCCACGTCCTGCAGGCCGGGGCGCGCGCCGAGCAGCGCGGCATCGCCGCCAAGGGCCTGACGGGGCCCGGGTACGACGGGCACACGTTCTGGGACACCGAGGCGTACGTCCTGCCCGTCCTGACGTACACCGCCCCGCAGGCGGCGGCCGACGCGCTGCGCTGGCGGGCCCGCACGGTCGACCCCGCGCGGCAGCGCGCCACCGAGCTCGGTCTGCGCGGCGCGGCCTTCCCGTGGCGCACGATCCGCGGCCAGGAGTCCAGCGGGTACTGGCCGGCGGGGACCGCGGCGTTCCACGTCAACGCCGACATCGCCGCCGCGGTCGAGCGGTACCGGGTCGCGACGGGCAGCGAGGACCTGGAGACCGACGGGGGCCTCGTCGTCCTCGTCGAGACGGCGCGGCTGTGGATGTCGCTGGGCCACCACGACGCCCGCGGCGGCTGGCACGTCGCCGGGGTCACGGGTCCGGACGAGTACACGGCCGTCGTGGTCGACAACGTCTTCACGAACCTCGCGGCGGCGCAGAACCTCCGGGTGGCCGCGGACGCCTGCGCCCGCCAGCCCGACCTGGCCCGGTCCCTCGGTGTCGACCTGGAGGAGCAGGCGACGTGGCGGGACGCGGCCGCCGCCGTCGTCGTCCCCTACGACGAGGACCTGCGCGTCCACCAGCAGTGCGAGGGGTTCACGCGGCGGCCCGAGTGGGACTTCGAGGCGCACCGGGAGTACCCGCTGCTGCTGCACTCGCCGTACTTCGACCTGTACCGCCGGCAGGTGGTCAAGCAGGCCGACCTGCAGATGGCGCTGTTCTGGTTCCCCGACGCCTTCAGCGCGCAGGACAAGGCGCGCGCCGTCGACTACTACGAACGCCGCACGGTGCGGGACTCGTCGTTGTCGGCTGCGGTGCAGGCGATCACGGCCGCCGAGGTGGGGCACCTCGAACTGGCCCACGACTACGTCTACGAGGCGGCGACCGTCGACCTGCGCGACCTGCACCACAACACCGGCGACGGCCTGCACATGGCCTCCCTCGCCGGGACGTGGCTGGCCCTGGTCCACGGGTTCGGCGGGATGCGCGACACCGGCGGCGCGCTGAGGTTCGACCCGCACCTGCCCTCGGGGATGTCCCGGCTGCGGTTCACGATCCGGTGGCGGCAGGCGAAGCTGTGCGTCGACGTCCGCCCCGACGCCGTGACCTACACCGTCCGCGACCACGGCTCGAGCATCGACCTGCGCCACGGGGACGAGGAGCTCACCGTGCACTCCGGCGAGCCGGTGACGCGGCCCCTCACGACCCTCGTGCCGCTGCTCCCCCGCCCCGTCCAGCCGCCCGGCCGCGCGCCGCACCACCGGGACCTCCCCAGCTGA
- a CDS encoding M16 family metallopeptidase, translated as MTSNPTGNPVELPTVAAGGVPATTVLSDVDGAVVTRTVLPCGARVLTEAMPGQRSASIGCWVGVGSRDETKGHFGSTHFLEHLLFKGTERRDAMDIASAFDAVGGEANAATGKEHTTYYARVLDSDLPMAIDVVTDMVTSAVLDDDDFTSEREVILEELAMNDDDPGDVAHERFAELVLGEHPLARPIGGTPDTIRAVGRDDVWAHYREHYQPSTLVFTAAGGLDHDEVVATVQRELDRAAGDLGQAAPRARRVSGEVAGGLDRGRALVVDRQTEQAHVLLGMTGITATDPRRFTLSVLNAVLGGGMSSRLFQEVREKRGLAYSVYSFNANYADSGYVGLYAGCSPAKAAQVSDLMLAELAKLGDAPLESEELARGIGQLTGGLVLGLEDSGSRMNRLGKSELTHGQFLDVDAVLSRIRSVTAEEVQAMAADLLARPRSVTVVGPFGDDTGFTGVVQ; from the coding sequence GTGACGTCGAACCCGACCGGGAACCCCGTCGAGCTGCCCACCGTGGCGGCCGGCGGGGTTCCCGCTACCACCGTCCTGTCGGACGTCGACGGGGCCGTCGTCACCCGCACGGTGCTGCCGTGCGGGGCCCGCGTGCTGACCGAGGCCATGCCGGGGCAGCGCTCGGCGAGCATCGGCTGCTGGGTCGGCGTCGGTTCGCGCGACGAGACGAAGGGCCACTTCGGCTCCACGCACTTCCTCGAGCACCTGCTGTTCAAGGGCACCGAGCGGCGTGACGCGATGGACATCGCCTCGGCGTTCGACGCCGTGGGCGGGGAGGCCAACGCGGCCACCGGCAAGGAGCACACGACCTACTACGCACGGGTCCTGGACTCCGACCTGCCGATGGCGATCGACGTCGTGACCGACATGGTCACCTCCGCCGTCCTCGACGACGACGACTTCACCAGCGAGCGCGAGGTCATCCTCGAGGAGCTGGCGATGAACGACGACGACCCGGGCGACGTGGCGCACGAGCGCTTCGCCGAGCTGGTCCTGGGCGAGCACCCGCTGGCCCGGCCCATCGGGGGCACCCCCGACACCATCCGGGCCGTCGGCCGCGACGACGTCTGGGCGCACTACCGCGAGCACTACCAGCCCTCCACGCTGGTCTTCACGGCCGCGGGCGGGCTCGACCACGACGAGGTCGTCGCCACGGTGCAGCGCGAGCTGGACCGCGCCGCCGGTGACCTCGGCCAGGCCGCCCCGCGGGCCCGCCGGGTCAGCGGCGAGGTGGCCGGCGGTCTGGACCGCGGCCGCGCCCTCGTGGTGGACCGGCAGACCGAGCAGGCGCACGTCCTGCTGGGCATGACGGGCATCACCGCGACCGACCCGCGCCGGTTCACGCTCTCGGTGCTCAACGCCGTCCTCGGCGGCGGGATGAGCTCGCGGCTGTTCCAGGAGGTCCGCGAGAAGCGGGGCCTGGCGTACTCGGTGTACTCGTTCAACGCGAACTACGCCGACTCCGGCTACGTCGGCCTGTACGCCGGGTGCTCCCCGGCGAAGGCCGCGCAGGTCAGCGACCTCATGCTCGCCGAGCTCGCGAAGCTCGGCGACGCGCCGCTGGAGAGCGAGGAGCTGGCCCGTGGCATCGGCCAGCTCACCGGTGGTCTCGTGCTGGGCCTGGAGGACTCCGGCTCGCGCATGAACCGCCTCGGCAAGTCCGAGCTGACCCACGGGCAGTTCCTCGACGTCGACGCGGTGCTGTCGCGGATCCGGTCCGTGACGGCCGAGGAGGTCCAGGCCATGGCGGCCGACCTGCTCGCACGTCCGCGGTCCGTGACCGTCGTCGGCCCGTTCGGCGACGACACGGGCTTCACCGGGGTCGTGCAGTGA
- the dapB gene encoding 4-hydroxy-tetrahydrodipicolinate reductase: MTRVSVAGARGRMGSLAVAAVQAAPDLELVAALGRGDDLAAAVGSDVFVDLTVPDQVMANVEWALGQGMHVVTGTTGFTADRVEQVTAWAQAADRHVLIATNFGIGAVLVMQLAAKAAPFFESVEVVELHHPDKVDAPSGSAIRTAKLIATARADAGLGDVPDATTTELPGARGAVVDGIHVHAVRMRGMTAHQEVVLGGPGETMTLRDDTYDRSAYMPGLLVGVRQVASRPGVTVGLEHYLDLD; encoded by the coding sequence GTGACGAGGGTCTCCGTGGCGGGGGCGCGCGGGCGGATGGGGTCGCTCGCCGTCGCCGCCGTGCAGGCCGCGCCGGACCTCGAACTGGTGGCCGCCCTCGGCCGCGGTGACGACCTCGCCGCGGCGGTGGGCAGCGACGTCTTCGTCGACCTCACCGTGCCCGACCAGGTCATGGCCAACGTCGAGTGGGCCCTGGGTCAGGGGATGCACGTCGTCACCGGCACCACGGGCTTCACCGCCGACCGCGTCGAGCAGGTGACGGCGTGGGCGCAGGCCGCCGACCGCCACGTGCTCATCGCGACGAACTTCGGCATCGGGGCGGTGCTGGTCATGCAGCTCGCGGCGAAGGCCGCCCCGTTCTTCGAGTCCGTGGAGGTCGTCGAACTGCACCACCCGGACAAGGTCGACGCCCCCAGCGGGTCGGCCATCCGCACCGCCAAGCTCATCGCGACCGCCCGCGCGGACGCCGGGCTCGGCGACGTGCCGGACGCCACGACCACCGAGCTGCCCGGCGCGCGCGGGGCGGTCGTCGACGGCATCCACGTCCACGCCGTCCGGATGCGCGGGATGACCGCCCACCAGGAGGTCGTGCTAGGTGGGCCGGGGGAGACCATGACCCTGCGCGACGACACCTACGACCGGTCCGCGTACATGCCCGGTCTGCTCGTCGGCGTGCGACAGGTCGCGTCCCGCCCGGGCGTGACGGTCGGCCTCGAGCACTACCTCGACCTGGACTGA
- the rpsO gene encoding 30S ribosomal protein S15 gives MPLDAATKQKIMAEYATTEGDTGSPEVQVAMLTQRIRDLTEHLKTHQHDHHSRRGLLLLVGQRRNLLKYMAKKDINRYRSIIERLGIRR, from the coding sequence GTGCCCCTCGACGCCGCCACGAAGCAGAAGATCATGGCCGAGTACGCCACCACCGAGGGCGACACCGGCTCGCCGGAGGTCCAGGTCGCGATGCTGACCCAGCGCATCCGCGACCTGACGGAGCACCTCAAGACGCACCAGCACGACCACCACAGCCGCCGCGGGCTGCTGCTGCTGGTCGGCCAGCGTCGCAACCTGCTCAAGTACATGGCCAAGAAGGACATCAACCGCTACCGCTCGATCATCGAGCGACTGGGCATCCGTCGCTGA
- a CDS encoding polyribonucleotide nucleotidyltransferase, which translates to MEGPEITAAEAVIDNGSFGTRTVRFETGRLAKQAAGSASVYLDGETFLLSATTAGKSPKEQFDFFPLTIDVEERSYAAGKIPGSFFRREGRPSTEAILACRLIDRPLRPSFVKGLRNEVQVVVSVMAIHPDDAYDVVAINAASLSTQLSGLPFSGPIGGVRVALIDGQWVAFPRHSELERAVFDMVVAGRVVTAADGSQDVAIMMVEAEATEGSWNLIKDQGATAPTEEVVAAGLEAAKPFIAELVRAQAEVAATAAKPTAAFPTFPDYADDTYQAVFDASATELAAALAIAGKQERETRIDEIKDRVKGELAEAYAGREKEISAAYRSVQKTLIRQRVLKDGVRIDGRGLADIRTLSAEVEVLPRVHGSALFERGETQILGVTTLNMLRMEQQLDTLSPVTRKRYMHNYNFPPYSTGETGRVGSPKRREIGHGALAERALVPVLPAREEFPYAIRQVSEALGSNGSTSMGSVCASTLSLLNAGVPLRAAVAGIAMGLISDTVDGETRYAALTDILGAEDAFGDMDFKVAGTKEFVTAIQLDTKLDGIPASVLAGALTQARDARLYILDVMAEAIDTPDEMSPTAPRIITVKVPVDKIGEVIGPKGKMINQIQEDTGADISIEDDGTVFIGAVDGPSAEAARAAVNAIANPTMPEVGERYLGTVVKTTTFGAFVSLMPGKDGLLHISQLRKLSGGKRVDNVEDVVSVGQKVQVEIAEIDPRGKLSLVPVVAEEAAAEGSADAAETADA; encoded by the coding sequence TTGGAGGGTCCTGAGATCACCGCCGCCGAAGCCGTCATCGACAACGGCTCGTTCGGCACCCGCACCGTCCGCTTCGAGACCGGCCGCCTCGCCAAGCAGGCCGCCGGTTCCGCGAGCGTCTACCTCGACGGCGAGACGTTCCTGCTGAGCGCCACGACCGCCGGCAAGTCGCCGAAGGAGCAGTTCGACTTCTTCCCCCTGACGATCGACGTCGAGGAGCGCAGCTACGCCGCGGGCAAGATCCCCGGCTCGTTCTTCCGACGCGAGGGCCGCCCCTCCACCGAGGCGATCCTGGCCTGCCGCCTCATCGACCGCCCGCTGCGCCCGAGCTTCGTCAAGGGTCTGCGCAACGAGGTCCAGGTCGTCGTGTCCGTCATGGCGATCCACCCCGACGACGCCTACGACGTCGTGGCCATCAACGCCGCCTCCCTGTCCACCCAGCTCTCGGGCCTGCCGTTCTCCGGCCCGATCGGTGGCGTGCGCGTCGCGCTCATCGACGGCCAGTGGGTCGCGTTCCCGCGCCACTCCGAGCTCGAGCGCGCCGTCTTCGACATGGTCGTCGCCGGCCGCGTCGTGACCGCCGCGGACGGGTCGCAGGACGTCGCGATCATGATGGTCGAGGCCGAGGCGACCGAGGGTTCCTGGAACCTCATCAAGGACCAGGGCGCCACCGCCCCGACCGAGGAGGTCGTGGCCGCCGGTCTCGAGGCGGCCAAGCCGTTCATCGCCGAGCTGGTCCGCGCGCAGGCCGAGGTGGCCGCCACGGCCGCCAAGCCGACCGCCGCCTTCCCGACGTTCCCGGACTACGCCGACGACACCTACCAGGCCGTCTTCGACGCGTCCGCGACCGAGCTGGCCGCCGCGCTGGCCATCGCCGGCAAGCAGGAGCGCGAGACCCGGATCGACGAGATCAAGGACCGCGTCAAGGGCGAGCTCGCCGAGGCCTACGCGGGCCGCGAGAAGGAGATCTCCGCCGCGTACCGCTCGGTGCAGAAGACCCTGATCCGCCAGCGCGTCCTGAAGGACGGCGTGCGCATCGACGGTCGTGGCCTGGCCGACATCCGGACGCTGTCCGCCGAGGTCGAGGTCCTGCCCCGCGTGCACGGTTCGGCGCTGTTCGAGCGCGGCGAGACCCAGATCCTCGGGGTCACGACGCTCAACATGCTCCGCATGGAGCAGCAGCTCGACACGCTGTCCCCGGTGACGCGCAAGCGCTACATGCACAACTACAACTTCCCGCCGTACTCGACCGGTGAGACCGGTCGCGTGGGCTCGCCCAAGCGGCGCGAGATCGGGCACGGCGCCCTCGCCGAGCGCGCCCTCGTCCCCGTCCTGCCGGCCCGCGAGGAGTTCCCCTACGCGATCCGCCAGGTCTCCGAGGCGCTGGGCTCCAACGGGTCCACCTCGATGGGCTCCGTCTGCGCCTCGACGCTGTCGCTGCTCAACGCGGGTGTCCCGCTGCGCGCGGCCGTCGCCGGCATCGCCATGGGCCTCATCTCCGACACCGTCGACGGCGAGACCCGCTATGCGGCGCTGACCGACATCCTCGGTGCCGAGGACGCGTTCGGGGACATGGACTTCAAGGTCGCCGGGACCAAGGAGTTCGTCACCGCGATCCAGCTCGACACCAAGCTCGACGGGATCCCGGCCTCGGTCCTGGCCGGTGCGCTGACCCAGGCCCGCGACGCGCGCCTGTACATCCTGGACGTCATGGCCGAGGCCATCGACACCCCGGACGAGATGTCGCCGACCGCGCCACGCATCATCACCGTCAAGGTCCCCGTGGACAAGATCGGCGAGGTCATCGGGCCCAAGGGCAAGATGATCAACCAGATCCAGGAGGACACCGGCGCCGACATCTCCATCGAGGACGACGGCACGGTGTTCATCGGGGCCGTCGACGGTCCCTCGGCGGAGGCGGCCCGCGCAGCGGTCAACGCCATCGCCAACCCGACGATGCCCGAGGTCGGCGAGCGCTACCTCGGCACCGTCGTCAAGACGACGACCTTCGGCGCGTTCGTCTCGCTCATGCCCGGCAAGGACGGCCTGCTGCACATCTCGCAGCTGCGCAAGCTGTCCGGTGGCAAGCGCGTGGACAACGTCGAGGACGTCGTCTCGGTGGGCCAGAAGGTCCAGGTCGAGATCGCCGAGATCGACCCGCGCGGCAAGCTGTCGCTCGTGCCGGTCGTCGCCGAGGAGGCCGCGGCCGAGGGTTCCGCCGACGCCGCCGAGACGGCCGACGCCTGA